The Tistrella mobilis genome segment CCATAGGGATAGCCGCTTTCCGGGTCGAGCGTCGACAGGGTGCCGAACCGCGCGGTGCGCAGCAGCCGTCGGCCGTGATCTTCGGCATCGAAGGGCAGGGCGGCATCCAGGCGCAGCTCCCGGCCGCGCGGGGTGATGACGGGGGCGCCGTGGGTCGGCGTGTCGACAGAGGGGGCGGGCGTGGTCATGGCGGTCTCTCCGGGCTGGCGGTCGCGCAGCCGAAGGATGGGCTTCCTATTATGAGAATGCAAGTCAATCGCAATTGAGGAGTCGTGCAGCGCCGCCCGCATCTTTTCCGCCACCCGGCCTTTCCAGCCGCGGGGCCGTACCGTAGCATCCAATCCCGAAAACAGGCCCCTCGCGGCCGTCTCTTATGTGCCAGTACGAGGAAGATCGATGGCCGATCCGAAGCCCACTGCACTGCCCGAACGCCGGCGCGGCTCTGGCGTCAAGATGGTGTACGACCTTCTGCGCGATGAAATTCTCGATCTGAAACTGGCACCGGGCAGCACGATCGACGAGGCGCAGCTGGCCGAGCGGTTCAAGATGTCGCGCACGCCGATCCGCGAGGCGCTGGTCCGCCTTGCCGGCGAGGGGTTGATCGAGACGCTGCCCAACCGATCGACCATGGTGTCGAACATCGATTTTCTCAACCTCAGCACCTTCTTCGATGCCCTGGTGCTGATGTACCGGGTCACCACGCGGCTGGCCGCGCAGAACCATCGGCCGGAAGATCTGCCGGTCATCCGCCGTCATCACCAGGATTATGCCGCCGCCGTCGAGGCGCGCGACGCGCTGGCGATGATCGCAACCAACGCCGCCTTCCACGCCGCCATCGCCGAGGCCGGCCGCAACCCCTATTTCACCAGCCTTTTCATAAGGCTGCTGAGCGAGGGGCGGCGCATCCTGCGGCTTTATTACCGGTCCTATGAGGAGCAGTTTCCCCAGCGCTTCGTGGATGAACATGCCGGGATGATCGCCACGATCGAAGCGCGCGACGTGGAGCGGGCCGACCAGCTGGGCAAGGCTCATGCCGAGCAGATCGTGGCCCAGGTGCAGAAGCTGTTCACCCGCAATGGCGGGCTCGACATCCCGCTCTGAGTTTGCATTTTCGTTGTCGACAACAAAAATGCAAACTGCCATCATGACCATGGCAGAGGGGGAGGACAGCTGCGTCCTGCCGGCGGACTGCCGATCGAACGGCTGGAAGGAAACGAAGGTGAAGGCGACGATTTTCTCCGGTGTGATCCCCGCCCTGATGACCCCCTGCAAGCCCGACCGGACCCCGGATTTCGATGCGCTGGTCCGCAAGGCCCGGCAGCTGATCGATGCCGGCATGTCGGCGGTGGTCTATTGCGGTTCCATGGGCGACTGGCCGCTGCTGACCGATGCACAGCGCATGGAAGGTGTCGAGCGCCTGGTCGCGGCCGGGATTCCGGTGATCGCCGGCACCGGCGCCGTCAACACGGCCTCTGCGGTTGCACACGCCGCCCATGCGCAGAAGGTGGGCGCGCAGGGGCTGATGGTCATTCCCCGCGTGCTGTCGCGCGGCACGGTCGTCGCGGCGCAGCGGAACCATTTCAAGGCCATTCTGTCCGCGGCACCGGATCTGCCGGCGGTGATCTATAACAGCCCCTATTACGGCTTCGCCACGCGTGCCGATCTGTTCTTCGCCCTGCGTGCCGAACATCCCAATCTCGTCGGCTTCAAGGAATTCGGCGGCCCCGACGACATGCGCTATGCGGCCGAGAACATCACCAGCTGCGACGACGACGTCTCCCTGATGATCGGCGTCGATACCTGCGTGTTCCATGGCTTCGTGAATTGCGGTGCCACCGGTGCCATCACCGGCATCGGCTGTGTGCTGCCGAAGGAAGTGCTGCACCTCAGCAACCTTGCCCAGGCCGCCGCCCAGGGCGATGCCGATGCCCGACAGCGCGCGCTGGAACTGGAATCGGCGCTGGGCGTGCTCTCGTCCTTCGATGCGGGGCCGGATCTCGTTCTGTATTTCAAGTACATGATGGTCCTGAAGGGCGACGGCGAATACGCGCTGCATTTCAACGAAACCGACGAACTCACCGAAAGCCAGCGCGGCTACGTCACCACCCAGCTGAAACTGTTCGACACCTGGTATGCGGCGTGGAGCCGGCTTCCGGGGGCCGTGCAGACATACAAGGCGTAAGGCAGAACCGTCAGGCCTGCAAACGGCCCTCCCTCCGGAGGGCCTTTTTTATGGACCCGTCGCCATCGTCGCCAGGTCCGCGCGCAGGTGCAGCCTGTCCGGTGATGCGGCACAAGTGCCTGTTCTGCCAGCCGGATTTTTTCTCGAAGCTTATATATTTTTTGTATTTTTCTTGTATCCTGAATAGGGGGTTTTCGCCGTTCGGCGTGGGAGGGGCCTTCGCCGGCGAGGATCACTGCTGATGGGAGACAACAGTGAACAAGGCTTCAATTTTCGCTGTCGGACTGATGGCCGCTACCGTCCTGGGGGGCACGGCGCATGCGGACAAGCTGGACGACATCATCGGCTCGGGCACGCTGCGCTGTGCGGTGGTGCTGGACTTCCCGCCGATGGGTTCGCGCGATGCGAACAACACGCCGATCGGCTTCGACGTCGACTATTGCAACGATCTGGCGAAGGCGCTGGGCGTGACCGCCGAGATCGTCGAGACGCCGTTTCCTGAGCGGATTCCGGCCCTGATGTCGGGCCGTGTCGATGTCGGCGTCGCCTCGACCTCGGATACGCTGGAACGGGCGAAGACCGTGGGCATGACCATTCCCTATTTCGCCTTCGAGATGGTGGTCACCGCGAACGAAAAATCGGGCGTGACGTCCTATGACGGCATGAAGGGCAAGGTGGTGGGCGCCACCGCCGGCACCTACGAGGCGATCGCGCTTGAGAACCAGGTGAAGGCCTGGGGGGAAGGATCCTTCCGGCCCTATCAGACCCAGGCCGATGTTTTCCTGGCGCTGGCCCAGGGCCAGATCGACGCCACGGTTTCCACCTCCACGGTGGCACAGGCGAATGTGAAATCGGGCAAGTTTGCCGGGCTGTCGGTGGTCGGCAGCGCGCCCTTCGACACCGATTACGTCGCGCTGTTCACCAACCGCGAGGAATACGGCCTGATCAACTACCTGAACCTGTTCATCAATCAGCAGGTCCGCACCGGCCGCTATGCCGACCTCTACGAAAAATGGGTGGGCGGCAAGGCGCCGGATCTCACCGTCGGCAGCGTCTATCGCTGATTGACCCGGCCCGGCCGTGGCGGCCGGCAGATGCCGGCGCCACGGCTTCCGTCAGGAATGTGACCTGCCTCGGGTCCGGGAGACGGGGATGTTCAACTATACTTTCCACTGGAATCAAGCGCTTAAAGCGCTGCCACAGATGCTCGACGGCGCGCTGGTCACCCTTCAGATCGCCGTGCTGTCGATGGCGATCGGTCTGGTCTGTGCCATCGCGCTGACGGCCTTTCGCCTGTCGGGCAACCGGTCGCTGTCGGCGGTGGCGGCGGTCTGGGTGGAGATTGCCCGCAACACGCCGGCGCTGTTTCAGATCTATATGGCGCATTTCGGCCTGGGCAATTTCGGCATCCATCTCAGCCCCTATGCAGCGCTTCTGGCCGGCATCGCCTTCAACAATGCGGGCTATCTGGCCGAGAATTTCCGCGGCGCGCTGAAGGCGATCCCCGACACCCAGACGCGCACCGGCCGTTCCCTGGGCATGACCCGGCTGCAGACCTTCCGCTTCATCGTGCTGCCGCAGATGCTGCGCATCGGCTATCTGCCTGCGACCAATCAGATGATCTGGGCGATCCTGATGACCTCGCTGGGCGTCACGGTCGGGATGAACACCGATCTGGCCGGTGTGACCCAGGATCTGAACGCGCGATCCTTCCGGACCTTCGAATTCTTCGCCATCGCCGCGGTGATCTACTACCTGATCGCCAAACTCGTGACCCTGGCCGCGCGGGCGCTCGCCTGGCGCCTGTTCCGCTACTAGGAGGGCCGGAGATGTTCGATACCGCCCTGACCTGGAACGATCTGGCCTTCCTCGGCCAGGGGGCCCTGATGACCCTGGCCGTGACCGCCGTCTCCGTGGCCGCGGGTACGGTGATGGGGATCGTCTTCGGCGTGATCCGCTTTCAGGCCGGACCGGTCTGGTCCCTGCCGCTGACGGTCTTTCTCGACATCTTCCGGTCGGTGCCGCTGCTGATCCAGCTGGTGCTGGGCAATGCCCTGCAGTCGATCGCAAAGCTGGGCTGGCCGCCGTTTACCACCTCCTGCGTGGTGCTGTCGCTCTATACCGCCGCCTATTGTACCGAAATCGTCCGCGGCGGCATCGCGGCCGTGCCCGTCACCACCCGCCGCGCCAGCCGGTCGCTGGGGATGACCTGGTGGCAGGATATGCGCCACATCGTGGCGCCGCTGGCGGTGCGGGTGTCGATCCCGGCCTGGATCGGGCTCACGCTCGGCGTCATGAAGGATTCGGCGCTGGTGCTGTGGCTTGGCCTGATCGAACTGCTGCGCGCCTCGCAGATCCTGGTGACCCGCCTGCAGGAACCGCTGTTCATCCTGCTGATCTGCGGCGTCATCTACTTCATCATAAGCTTCCCGATTGCCCGGCTCGGCGGCTATCTCGAAAGACGGTGGTCCCCCTATGATTGAGATTGAAAACGTCCGGAAGTCCTTCGGCAGTCTGGAGGTGCTGAAGGGCATCGACCTCACCGTCGACAAGGGCGAGGTGGTGACGATCATCGGGGGGTCGGGCTCGGGCAAATCCACCCTTCTCGCCTGCATCAATGGTCTGGAGCCGATCAATGCGGGCGTGATCCGCATCGACGGCACCCGGGTTCATGACCGGTCGACGGATCTGAACCGGCTGCGCCGCAAGGTCGGGATCGTCTTCCAGCAATGGAACGCTTTCCCGCATCTGACGGTGCTGGAGAATGTGATGCTGGCGCCGCGCAAGGTTCTGGGCCTGTCCCGGCAGCAGGCCGAAGAGATCGCGGTCCGGCAGCTCACCCATGTCGGGCTTGGGGAAAAGCTGTCGGTCTATCCGAACCGCATGTCCGGCGGGCAGCAGCAGCGCATGGCCATTGCCCGCGCGCTGGCCATGTCGCCCGAATACATGCTGTTCGACGAGGTGACCTCGGCGCTCGATCCCATGCTGGTCGGCGAGGTGCTCGACACGCTCAAGATGCTGGCCGAAGAGGGGATGACGATGATCTGCGTCACCCACGAGATGGGGTTTGCGCGCGACGTCTCGGATCGGGTCGCCTTCTTCCATCAGGGGGTGATGGCGGAGATCGGCCCCCCCGATCAGATCTTCGGCGCGCCCCGGCAGCCCGAAACCCAGGCCTTTCTGGGGAGTGTGCGCTGATGACCGGGCCGGAGGTCGTCGTCATCGGGGCGGGGGTGATCGGCCTCTCGGCGGCGATTGCCGTTCAGGCGCGGGGTTTTCCGGTCACGGTGCTCGATCGCGAGGGGCCGGCGGCCGGTGCCTCGGCCGGCAATGCCGGCGCCTTCGCCTTCACCGACATTCTGCCGCTCGCCTCGCCCGGCATTCTGCGCAAGGCGCCCGGATGGCTGCTCGATCCGCTCGGGCCGCTGTCGGTGCCGCCGGCCTACGCGCTCAAGATCGCGCCCTGGATGTACCGTTTCTGGCGGGCCTGCGCGCCCGCCCGCGTCGCCGCCGCCACCGATGCGCAGGCGGCCCTGATGGATCTGTCCCGGGCCGAGCTGGAACCCTTCCTGCAACAGACCGGCACGCGCAGCATGTTGCGCAAGGACGGCAACCTCCAGGTCTATGAAAGCCGCGCGGAGTTCGAGGCAGCACTGTCCGGCTGGGCGGCACGCGAACGCCATGGCATCGACTTCCATCATCTGGATGCGGCGGGGATGGCGGCGCTCCAGCCGGGGCTCTCGTCGCGCTTCACCCACGGAACCTTCACCCCCGGCTGGTACTCCATCGCCGATCCCAGGCTCTACACCCTGGCGCTTGCCGATCATCTTAAGGAGCGGGGCGGCCGGATCGAGCGGGCCGAGGTCACCGCACTCCGGCCCGAGGCGGCGGGTGTCGGGATCGTCACGGCCGACGGGGTGTCGCGGCGCGCGGCCCGGGTGGTGCTTGCCGCCGGCGCCTTCTCGCACCGCATCGCCCGCACCCTCGGCGATGTTATCCCGCTTGAAACCGAGCGCGGCTACAACACCACCCTGCCGCCCGGCGCCTTCGATCTCAGAACCCAGATCACCTTCGGCGGGCATGGGTTCGTGATCAGCCGCCTGTCCACCGGCATCCGCGTCGGCGGTGCGGTCGAACTCGGCGGGCTGGATCTGCCGCCCGATTACCGGCGCTCGCGGGCCATGCTCGGCAAGGCGCAGGCCTTTCTCCCCGGGCTCGTCGCACAAGGGGGCGTCGAATGGATGGGCTTCCGGCCGTCCTTGCCCGACAGCCTGCCGGCGATCGGCAGGGCCGGCAGCGAACCGCGCGTGATCTATGCCTTCGGCCACGGCCATCTCGGCCTCACCCAATCGGCCGGGACCGCCCGGCTGGTCGCCGACCTGCTGACCGACGAACCACCGCCGATCGATCTCTCGCCCTTTTCGCCCCACCGCTTCTGACAGAGTGAACGCCATGGCCTGCTTCACATTCTCGTGCATCGACGGGCATACCTGCGGCAACCCGGTCCGCCTGGTCTCGGGCGGCGGCCCGCGCCTCGAAGGGGCGACCATGCTTGAAAAGCGGGCGCATTTCGTCAGGGACTACGACTGGATCCGCACCGGGCTGATGTACGAGCCGCGCGGCCACGACATGATGTCGGGCGCGATCCTCTACCCGCCGACCCGGCCGGATTGCGATGTCGCGGTGCTGTTCATCGAAACCTCGGGCTGCCTGCCCATGTGTGGCCATGGGACGATCGGCACCATCACCATGGGTGTCGAGAACGGCCTGATCACGCCGCGGGCGCCGGGCCGGCTGTCGATCGATGCCCCGGCCGGCAAGGTCGACATCACCTACCGGCAGGAGGGGCGTTTCGTCGAAGAGGTGCGGCTGACCAATGTCCCGGCCTTCCTCCATGCCGAAGGCCTGACGGCAGAGGTCGAGGGGCTGGGCGAGGTGGTGGTCGACATTGCCTATGGCGGCAATTTCTACGCCATCGTCGAGCCGCAGAAGGCCTTCCGCGACATCGCCGATCACACCGCCGGAGAGCTGATCGGCTGGAGCCCGAAGCTCAGGGCCGCGCTCAACGAGAAGTACGACGTCGTCCATCCCGAACATGCCGAGATCCGCGGCCTCAGCCACATCCTGTGGACGGGGGCGCCGACGCAGCCGGGGGCCCATGCGCGCAACGCCGTCTTCTATGGCGAGAAGGCCATCGACCGGTCGCCCTGCGGCACCGGCACATCGGCGCGGATGGCCCAGCTCGTCGCGAAGGGCAGGCTGAAGGTCGGCGACGATTTCGTCCATGAATCGATCATCGGCTCGCTGTTCAACGGCCGGGTGGAAGCGGCGGCCACGGTTGCCGGGCGTGATGCCATCATCCCCTCGATCGCCGGCTGGGCGCGCATGACCGGCATCAACACGATCTTCATCGACGACCGCGACCCCTTCGCCCATGGCTTCGTCGTCAGATGACGGGGAGGGGGCAGGGATGCGTCTGCGATCGAGGATGAATCTCTCGGCCTGACAACAGGGAAGCTGACTGATGGTGAAACCCGCATCCAGGGCCGGGGCGCGCCCGCCTGTGCGCTCCGCCGTCGTCCGGGCGATCGTGGCTGCCTCGGAAGGCGTGCTCGTGGTTGAGAAGGTGCTGGTCGCGATGCTGATGGCATTGCTTCTCGGGCTGATCCTTCTGAACGTCGGCACCCGCTATGCGGGATCGTCGCTCTACTGGGTCGACGAGGCTGCGGTCTATGCAATGGTCTGGCTGACCTTCCTCGGCGGGTCGGCCCTGACCCGGCTGCGGCTCGATTTCGCCATGACCCTGGTCAGCGACAGGCTGTCGGCGGCGAATGCGACACGGCTGAAGGCGCTCGCCCATGTCATCGCCTGCCTGTTTTCGCTCGGCCTCGCGGTCATGTGCTGGAACTGGATGGATCCGCCGGGTATTGCCGCGGCCGGTTTCGATGCGCGGAGCTATGCCGGCGACAGCTTCAATTTCCTCTACACCGAATACACCCAGACGCTCGAATGGCCGGTATGGCTGATCAGCCTGGTTATTCCGATCTTCTCCGTGACCATGACCCTCCATACGCTGGCCAATATCGTGGAGGAAATCGGGCTGTCGCCGAAGAGACTGCACCCCGGCTTCGGCTCGGCGGAAGGGGTCAATTGAGATGATCACATCCGCGGCCTTTCTTCTCGTCATGCTCGTCGGCGTTCCCATCGGGCTGTGCCTGTGCATTGCCGCCGCCGTCTATATCTGGGCCAGCGGCGACACGCTGCTGTTTCAGACCTTTCCCGCACAGCTCTTCGGGGGCGTCGACAATTACGGTCTGATTTCGATCCCGCTGTTCGTCTTCATCGGCGAGGTGATGAATGGCGGCGGGATCACGCGACGCATCATCAACATGACGATGGCGATGATCGGGGCGATGAAGGGCGGCCTCGCCTATGTGAACCTGATCGCCAACATGTTCGTCTCCTCGATCCTGGGCTCGGCCACGGCCCAGGTCGCCATCATGGCGCAGATGATGGTGCCGGAGATGGAAAAGACCGGCTATGACAAGACCTTCGCCGCGGGGCTGACCGCCTATGCCGGCATGCTCGGGCCGATCATTCCGCCGTCGATCATGTTCGTGGTCTATTCGGTTCTGGCGCAGGTGCCGGTGGGCGACATGCTGGCGGCCGGCATGGTGCCGGGCATTCTGCTGACCATCATCTTCTGCACCGTCATCGCCGGCATGGGCTGGTTCGTCTACGACTATCCGAGAGGCGAGCGTCTCACGGTCCGCGCGCGGCTGCGGATCATCCTCGGCGCCTTGCCGACGCTCTCGATCCCCATCGTCATCGTGGGGTCGATCCTGTCCGGCATCGCCAATCCGACCGAAGCGGCGGCCGTCGGCGCGGTCGCGGCGATCCTGGTCGGGCGGTTCTGGATCGGCGAACTCTCCGTCGCTCAGCTGCCGCGGATGCTGCTGCGTGCCGGCATCTATTCGGCGGTCGTGCTGATGCTGGTCGCTGCGGCTGCGGTTTTCTCGTGGGTGCTCGTCTACGGCATGGTGCCGCAGCGCGTGGCGGCATGGGTGCAGACGATCGCCACCGACCCGATCACCTTCATGCTGCTCGTCAACGTCATCCTGCTGGTCATCGGCACGGTCATCGACGGCGCGCCGGGGCTGATCATGACGGTGCCGATCCTTCTGCCGATCGCGACCGGGATCTATGGCATCGATCCGGTCCATTTCGGCGTGGTCGTCGTCATCAATCTCGTGCTGGGTTTCCTGTCCCCGCCCGTCGGTCTCAGCTTCTTCGTCGCCTCGGCAGTCACGGGGGCGAAGCCCGGCCGGATGTTCGTCGTGACACTGCCCTTCTTCTTCGCGGCCTGCAGCCTGCTGATCCTGCTGTCGATCTTCCCCGCCATCTCCACCGCCTTCGTCAAGTAGCCGCCGCCCCATCATGCCTCCAGAGGACAGACCCATGACGATCTCGCGCAGGACATTCCTCCGTAACACGACGCTTGCGGCTGCCGGTGCGGCCTCCCTCGGCACGCTGGCGGCGCCCAACATCCTGCGGGCGCAGGAGACGAAGACCTTCCGTCTCGGCATCACGACGCCGCCCGGCCATCCGTGGAACAATGCGGCCCTGAAGGTCGGGGAGATGCTGAAGGCCGAAACGAAGGGCCGGCTGGATCTTGCCGTCTTCCCCGCAAATCAGCTGGGCACGGAAGCGGTGATGTTGCAGCAGATGCAGGCCGGTTCGCTCGATTTCGGCTGGATCATGACGGCGGAACTCGGCTCCCGCATCCCGTCGATCGCCGCGATCAACGCGCCCTATATCGTTGATTCCACCGCCAAGGTGGCGAAGCTGGTGCGCGATCCCCTGGTGATGAAGATGCTCGACGTCCTGCCGAGGGAGACCGGCACGCTGGGGCTGGCCTGGGGCATCACCACCATGCGTGTCGTGTTCTCGGCCAGGGAAATCGGCGGGCTCGACGATCTGAAGGGCATGAAGCTGAGGATCAACACCACCCCAGCCTATCGCGATTTCTATCAGCTGCTCGGCGCCGCGCCGACGCCGATCCCGACGCCGCAGGTGTTTGATGCGATGTCCAACGGCCAGGTGGACGGGCTTGAGGCCGATCTCGATTTCTCGTGGAATCAGCGCTTCGACAAGGTGTCGAAGACCATGCTGAAGATGAACGCCATCTTCATGCCCTGTGTCGCGCTTGCCTCCGGCCGGGTCTGGAAGGATGTGCCGGCTTCCGACCGCGAGCTCGTCACCCGGCTGACGCGCGAGGCGCTCGACGCCCAGATCGATGCCACCGTCGCCAACGAGGCGCGGCTGCTCGAAGAGTTCCGGAAGGTCATCACGGTGAAGGACGTCCAGGTCGCGGATGCCGGCAAGGTCATTGCCGAATACGACCAGATCTGGCTGCCGAAGGCCCCGGTTCTGGCCGATCTGCGCGCGCTCGGCGCCACGCTCTGAGGCGCCGGCCCCAGCCATCGGCCCAGCGCATCCGCCACAAAATAAACAGGGCATCCGCCTGAAAATAAAGGGGGCCACCCTTCCGGATGGCCCCCTCTCCGTCACACCCCCTTCCCCCGAAGGCGATGTATCGGTCCGGCGGTCACGCGCGCATCACTGCTTCGCGTTGGCGTCCGCCCAGCTCTTCACCAGCTGGTCGTAATCGACCGTCTGGGGCTTTTCCTTCT includes the following:
- a CDS encoding amino acid ABC transporter permease, with amino-acid sequence MFNYTFHWNQALKALPQMLDGALVTLQIAVLSMAIGLVCAIALTAFRLSGNRSLSAVAAVWVEIARNTPALFQIYMAHFGLGNFGIHLSPYAALLAGIAFNNAGYLAENFRGALKAIPDTQTRTGRSLGMTRLQTFRFIVLPQMLRIGYLPATNQMIWAILMTSLGVTVGMNTDLAGVTQDLNARSFRTFEFFAIAAVIYYLIAKLVTLAARALAWRLFRY
- a CDS encoding dihydrodipicolinate synthase family protein, with protein sequence MKATIFSGVIPALMTPCKPDRTPDFDALVRKARQLIDAGMSAVVYCGSMGDWPLLTDAQRMEGVERLVAAGIPVIAGTGAVNTASAVAHAAHAQKVGAQGLMVIPRVLSRGTVVAAQRNHFKAILSAAPDLPAVIYNSPYYGFATRADLFFALRAEHPNLVGFKEFGGPDDMRYAAENITSCDDDVSLMIGVDTCVFHGFVNCGATGAITGIGCVLPKEVLHLSNLAQAAAQGDADARQRALELESALGVLSSFDAGPDLVLYFKYMMVLKGDGEYALHFNETDELTESQRGYVTTQLKLFDTWYAAWSRLPGAVQTYKA
- a CDS encoding 4-hydroxyproline epimerase; the encoded protein is MACFTFSCIDGHTCGNPVRLVSGGGPRLEGATMLEKRAHFVRDYDWIRTGLMYEPRGHDMMSGAILYPPTRPDCDVAVLFIETSGCLPMCGHGTIGTITMGVENGLITPRAPGRLSIDAPAGKVDITYRQEGRFVEEVRLTNVPAFLHAEGLTAEVEGLGEVVVDIAYGGNFYAIVEPQKAFRDIADHTAGELIGWSPKLRAALNEKYDVVHPEHAEIRGLSHILWTGAPTQPGAHARNAVFYGEKAIDRSPCGTGTSARMAQLVAKGRLKVGDDFVHESIIGSLFNGRVEAAATVAGRDAIIPSIAGWARMTGINTIFIDDRDPFAHGFVVR
- a CDS encoding ABC transporter substrate-binding protein, with protein sequence MAATVLGGTAHADKLDDIIGSGTLRCAVVLDFPPMGSRDANNTPIGFDVDYCNDLAKALGVTAEIVETPFPERIPALMSGRVDVGVASTSDTLERAKTVGMTIPYFAFEMVVTANEKSGVTSYDGMKGKVVGATAGTYEAIALENQVKAWGEGSFRPYQTQADVFLALAQGQIDATVSTSTVAQANVKSGKFAGLSVVGSAPFDTDYVALFTNREEYGLINYLNLFINQQVRTGRYADLYEKWVGGKAPDLTVGSVYR
- a CDS encoding TRAP transporter substrate-binding protein, with amino-acid sequence MTISRRTFLRNTTLAAAGAASLGTLAAPNILRAQETKTFRLGITTPPGHPWNNAALKVGEMLKAETKGRLDLAVFPANQLGTEAVMLQQMQAGSLDFGWIMTAELGSRIPSIAAINAPYIVDSTAKVAKLVRDPLVMKMLDVLPRETGTLGLAWGITTMRVVFSAREIGGLDDLKGMKLRINTTPAYRDFYQLLGAAPTPIPTPQVFDAMSNGQVDGLEADLDFSWNQRFDKVSKTMLKMNAIFMPCVALASGRVWKDVPASDRELVTRLTREALDAQIDATVANEARLLEEFRKVITVKDVQVADAGKVIAEYDQIWLPKAPVLADLRALGATL
- a CDS encoding amino acid ABC transporter permease, yielding MFDTALTWNDLAFLGQGALMTLAVTAVSVAAGTVMGIVFGVIRFQAGPVWSLPLTVFLDIFRSVPLLIQLVLGNALQSIAKLGWPPFTTSCVVLSLYTAAYCTEIVRGGIAAVPVTTRRASRSLGMTWWQDMRHIVAPLAVRVSIPAWIGLTLGVMKDSALVLWLGLIELLRASQILVTRLQEPLFILLICGVIYFIISFPIARLGGYLERRWSPYD
- a CDS encoding GntR family transcriptional regulator, whose product is MADPKPTALPERRRGSGVKMVYDLLRDEILDLKLAPGSTIDEAQLAERFKMSRTPIREALVRLAGEGLIETLPNRSTMVSNIDFLNLSTFFDALVLMYRVTTRLAAQNHRPEDLPVIRRHHQDYAAAVEARDALAMIATNAAFHAAIAEAGRNPYFTSLFIRLLSEGRRILRLYYRSYEEQFPQRFVDEHAGMIATIEARDVERADQLGKAHAEQIVAQVQKLFTRNGGLDIPL
- a CDS encoding NAD(P)/FAD-dependent oxidoreductase; its protein translation is MTGPEVVVIGAGVIGLSAAIAVQARGFPVTVLDREGPAAGASAGNAGAFAFTDILPLASPGILRKAPGWLLDPLGPLSVPPAYALKIAPWMYRFWRACAPARVAAATDAQAALMDLSRAELEPFLQQTGTRSMLRKDGNLQVYESRAEFEAALSGWAARERHGIDFHHLDAAGMAALQPGLSSRFTHGTFTPGWYSIADPRLYTLALADHLKERGGRIERAEVTALRPEAAGVGIVTADGVSRRAARVVLAAGAFSHRIARTLGDVIPLETERGYNTTLPPGAFDLRTQITFGGHGFVISRLSTGIRVGGAVELGGLDLPPDYRRSRAMLGKAQAFLPGLVAQGGVEWMGFRPSLPDSLPAIGRAGSEPRVIYAFGHGHLGLTQSAGTARLVADLLTDEPPPIDLSPFSPHRF
- a CDS encoding TRAP transporter small permease produces the protein MVKPASRAGARPPVRSAVVRAIVAASEGVLVVEKVLVAMLMALLLGLILLNVGTRYAGSSLYWVDEAAVYAMVWLTFLGGSALTRLRLDFAMTLVSDRLSAANATRLKALAHVIACLFSLGLAVMCWNWMDPPGIAAAGFDARSYAGDSFNFLYTEYTQTLEWPVWLISLVIPIFSVTMTLHTLANIVEEIGLSPKRLHPGFGSAEGVN
- a CDS encoding amino acid ABC transporter ATP-binding protein, which translates into the protein MIEIENVRKSFGSLEVLKGIDLTVDKGEVVTIIGGSGSGKSTLLACINGLEPINAGVIRIDGTRVHDRSTDLNRLRRKVGIVFQQWNAFPHLTVLENVMLAPRKVLGLSRQQAEEIAVRQLTHVGLGEKLSVYPNRMSGGQQQRMAIARALAMSPEYMLFDEVTSALDPMLVGEVLDTLKMLAEEGMTMICVTHEMGFARDVSDRVAFFHQGVMAEIGPPDQIFGAPRQPETQAFLGSVR
- a CDS encoding TRAP transporter large permease, producing the protein MITSAAFLLVMLVGVPIGLCLCIAAAVYIWASGDTLLFQTFPAQLFGGVDNYGLISIPLFVFIGEVMNGGGITRRIINMTMAMIGAMKGGLAYVNLIANMFVSSILGSATAQVAIMAQMMVPEMEKTGYDKTFAAGLTAYAGMLGPIIPPSIMFVVYSVLAQVPVGDMLAAGMVPGILLTIIFCTVIAGMGWFVYDYPRGERLTVRARLRIILGALPTLSIPIVIVGSILSGIANPTEAAAVGAVAAILVGRFWIGELSVAQLPRMLLRAGIYSAVVLMLVAAAAVFSWVLVYGMVPQRVAAWVQTIATDPITFMLLVNVILLVIGTVIDGAPGLIMTVPILLPIATGIYGIDPVHFGVVVVINLVLGFLSPPVGLSFFVASAVTGAKPGRMFVVTLPFFFAACSLLILLSIFPAISTAFVK